From Candidatus Manganitrophus morganii, the proteins below share one genomic window:
- a CDS encoding NAD(P)H-dependent oxidoreductase translates to MTKRILIIQGHPDPDGKRFGNALAASYAEGARQGEHEVRLIDVARLDFPILRTKEDFERGAPPESIREAQNAITWADHLVIFFPLWLGTMPALFKAFLEQVFRYGFAIGKPNGAMMGKLLTGKSARIVVTMGMPAFFYRFYFRAHGVKGLKRSILGLSGIKPIKESLIGMVEGSQAGREKWLAKMRVLGSEGN, encoded by the coding sequence ATGACAAAACGGATTCTCATTATCCAGGGTCATCCCGACCCGGACGGAAAACGTTTCGGCAACGCACTCGCGGCCTCTTACGCCGAGGGGGCCAGACAGGGAGAACATGAAGTCCGGCTCATCGACGTGGCGAGGCTCGATTTTCCGATCCTGCGCACCAAAGAAGATTTCGAGCGTGGCGCCCCCCCCGAGTCGATCCGGGAGGCCCAGAATGCAATCACCTGGGCCGATCACCTGGTGATCTTTTTCCCCTTGTGGCTCGGGACGATGCCTGCTCTTTTCAAGGCATTCCTCGAACAGGTCTTTCGATATGGCTTCGCCATCGGCAAACCAAATGGGGCCATGATGGGAAAGCTTCTCACCGGAAAATCGGCCCGCATCGTGGTGACGATGGGGATGCCGGCCTTTTTTTATCGTTTTTATTTCCGCGCACACGGTGTGAAAGGGCTGAAGCGAAGCATTCTTGGATTATCGGGGATCAAGCCGATTAAAGAAAGCCTGATCGGAATGGTCGAAGGGAGCCAAGCAGGCCGAGAGAAATGGCTCGCCAAAATGCGCGTTCTTGGTTCCGAGGGGAACTGA
- a CDS encoding Crp/Fnr family transcriptional regulator yields MDSYSKMPQTDCNHCAVRVLSSFCGELKSQEIDLFMKMKRAHLYEKNDTIFYEGTASTGIYILCSGSVKLIQSSKSGKQQILSVVSPGELIEKSLLFHSGRHSTTARTLERSEVSFFYRDAFLEVLKSNNHLAMNLIKTLSREVENVQERTRQILFKSAKERLAETLLTLGRKHGARRDRDIAIELDLKREELAEMIGVEPETVVRLLALLKKEKLIRIDGRKIHITDEEKLIQLSD; encoded by the coding sequence ATGGATTCGTACAGTAAGATGCCGCAGACCGATTGCAACCATTGCGCGGTTCGGGTCCTTTCCTCTTTTTGCGGGGAGCTGAAGTCGCAGGAGATTGATCTTTTCATGAAGATGAAGCGAGCGCATCTCTATGAGAAAAACGACACGATCTTCTACGAGGGAACCGCTTCCACCGGGATTTATATCCTCTGTTCCGGAAGCGTTAAACTGATCCAATCTTCCAAAAGCGGAAAGCAGCAAATTCTCAGCGTCGTTTCTCCGGGAGAGTTGATCGAGAAGAGCCTTCTTTTCCATTCCGGGAGGCATTCGACGACGGCGCGGACACTGGAGCGGTCGGAGGTCAGCTTCTTTTACCGGGACGCGTTTTTGGAGGTGTTGAAATCGAACAACCACCTTGCTATGAACCTGATCAAAACCCTCAGCAGGGAGGTCGAAAACGTTCAGGAGCGGACCCGGCAGATCCTCTTCAAGAGCGCCAAGGAGCGGCTGGCGGAGACACTTCTTACCTTGGGGCGAAAACATGGGGCGAGGCGCGACCGGGATATCGCGATTGAGCTTGATTTAAAACGGGAAGAGCTGGCCGAGATGATCGGTGTAGAGCCCGAGACGGTGGTTCGCCTTTTAGCACTTTTGAAGAAAGAAAAACTGATCCGGATTGACGGAAGAAAGATTCACATCACCGATGAGGAAAAGCTGATCCAGCTCTCCGATTAA
- a CDS encoding EAL domain-containing protein, with the protein MSQTIRVLIVEDSKEDAELLVRELTKGGYDPTVLVVDTAEKMNAALERNTWDIVFSDYSMPDFNGLRALELLRKNALDVPFIFVSGTIGEEVAVAGMKAGANDYLMKGNLKRLIPTIERELSQAKMRLDHRQSEEMVRHLAYYDPLTALPNRTRLHDRLQAAIVAAQFEDHPMALLLLDLNRFKEINDTLGHHRGDFLLQQVGQRLSEIVYEPNMVARLGGDEFAVLLPKLTEKEDVHAVAHKIIEALAKPMMIEDLPIVVDVGIGIAVYPDHGANAETLLQRADVAMYTAKEIGKDYAIYEDRLNRYSPRRLVLLGELQQAIEKNELLLHFQPKIDLQEHHVVGVEALARWKHPEHGFIPPNEFVIPAEKSGLIKPFTEWVLNAALRQCHVWQEEGLRINVAVNLSRRNLQDPEIPDLIATLLSTHRLEPTCLSLEITESAIMEDPTNAVEILTRLSGMGIEISIDDFGTGYSSLASLTRLPVRSLKIDKSFILGMAENKNDAVIVHSTIGLAHHLGLNVVAEGVESAALLEKLSAFGCDEAQGYFISRPAPAEDLIRWLRESSWRLK; encoded by the coding sequence ATGTCTCAGACGATACGTGTATTGATCGTTGAGGATTCCAAGGAAGATGCGGAGCTTTTGGTCCGAGAGCTGACGAAAGGAGGTTACGACCCGACCGTTCTGGTCGTGGATACCGCAGAGAAGATGAACGCAGCATTGGAGCGGAATACCTGGGACATCGTTTTTTCGGACTACTCCATGCCGGACTTCAATGGATTGAGGGCGTTGGAGTTGTTGAGGAAGAATGCGCTTGATGTGCCGTTTATTTTCGTCTCCGGTACGATCGGTGAGGAAGTTGCGGTCGCGGGGATGAAAGCGGGCGCCAATGACTATCTGATGAAAGGGAATCTAAAGCGGTTGATCCCGACGATAGAGCGGGAGTTGAGTCAAGCCAAAATGCGTCTGGATCACCGCCAGTCGGAGGAGATGGTGAGACACCTGGCCTATTATGACCCATTGACGGCCCTTCCGAATCGGACCCGACTCCATGACCGTCTTCAAGCGGCCATTGTCGCTGCACAATTTGAGGATCATCCTATGGCCCTTTTGTTGCTGGATTTAAACCGCTTCAAAGAGATTAACGACACCCTCGGGCATCATCGGGGAGATTTCCTGCTGCAGCAGGTGGGGCAACGGTTGTCCGAGATCGTGTATGAGCCGAATATGGTGGCCCGGCTCGGTGGGGATGAATTCGCTGTGCTCCTGCCGAAACTCACAGAGAAAGAGGATGTTCACGCGGTGGCGCATAAAATCATCGAAGCGCTTGCGAAACCGATGATGATTGAGGATCTGCCTATCGTCGTGGACGTCGGTATCGGAATTGCGGTTTATCCCGATCACGGTGCCAATGCCGAGACGCTCCTTCAAAGGGCGGATGTGGCGATGTACACCGCTAAAGAAATCGGAAAAGACTATGCGATCTACGAAGACAGGCTAAATCGATATAGCCCGCGTCGGCTCGTGCTTTTAGGGGAATTGCAGCAGGCAATCGAAAAGAACGAATTACTACTCCACTTCCAACCGAAAATAGATCTTCAGGAACATCATGTCGTTGGTGTGGAGGCGCTTGCCCGTTGGAAGCATCCAGAACATGGCTTCATTCCACCGAATGAGTTTGTCATTCCTGCGGAGAAAAGCGGATTAATCAAGCCTTTTACCGAGTGGGTCCTTAATGCCGCTCTTCGGCAGTGTCATGTCTGGCAAGAAGAAGGTCTCCGGATCAATGTGGCTGTCAACCTGTCGAGGCGGAATCTCCAAGACCCAGAGATCCCCGATCTTATTGCAACGCTATTATCGACCCACCGCCTGGAGCCGACCTGTCTGAGCCTTGAGATCACTGAAAGCGCGATCATGGAAGATCCCACGAATGCAGTAGAGATTCTGACGCGCTTGAGCGGAATGGGCATCGAGATTTCGATCGATGACTTCGGCACAGGCTATTCGTCTCTCGCTTCACTGACCAGGCTACCGGTTCGCTCACTTAAAATCGACAAATCTTTCATCTTAGGCATGGCGGAGAATAAGAACGATGCCGTGATTGTACACTCCACGATCGGATTGGCCCATCACCTCGGACTGAATGTTGTCGCCGAAGGGGTTGAGAGCGCCGCCCTTTTGGAAAAGTTATCCGCGTTTGGTTGTGATGAGGCGCAGGGCTATTTTATCAGCCGGCCGGCCCCGGCAGAGGATCTGATCCGCTGGTTGCGCGAGTCATCCTGGAGATTAAAATGA
- a CDS encoding YfiR family protein produces the protein MILRIDLFRLFLTGVTYIVAMILPAQAEPRTLTEYEIKAAFIYHFAKFVEWPEEIMREGRPFVIGIVGDDPFGDLIDEVVSGKNIRDERMTVKRFSKIEEAVESRILFVSRSEEENLTEILKHLSQTPVLTVSDIERFAGKGGMVQLVMDQNRVHFAVNVAAFERASLKPSSQLLKLARIVPEGGADKRLPSEEGYSGLSIYPLRVMR, from the coding sequence ATGATATTGCGTATCGATCTATTTCGGCTGTTTTTAACTGGGGTCACGTATATCGTTGCCATGATTCTTCCTGCTCAAGCCGAGCCGCGGACACTCACTGAGTACGAGATCAAGGCGGCATTTATCTACCACTTCGCCAAGTTTGTGGAGTGGCCGGAAGAGATCATGAGAGAGGGCCGGCCCTTTGTGATCGGGATCGTGGGGGACGATCCCTTCGGCGATCTTATCGATGAGGTGGTTTCGGGAAAGAATATCCGAGACGAGCGGATGACGGTGAAACGATTCTCCAAGATCGAAGAGGCGGTCGAATCCCGGATTCTCTTTGTCAGTCGCTCGGAGGAGGAGAACCTCACCGAGATTCTAAAACATCTTAGCCAAACGCCGGTATTGACTGTCAGCGACATCGAGCGCTTCGCTGGAAAGGGGGGGATGGTTCAATTGGTCATGGATCAAAACCGGGTCCATTTTGCAGTCAATGTGGCTGCATTCGAGCGGGCCAGTTTGAAACCGAGCTCTCAGTTGTTAAAGTTAGCCCGGATCGTCCCCGAAGGCGGCGCAGATAAAAGACTTCCCTCCGAGGAGGGGTATTCGGGACTTTCCATCTACCCGCTTAGAGTAATGAGGTGA
- a CDS encoding PAS domain S-box protein — translation MNELTEQIGNLQPGDHLCLIYDKDPSEQMPALILFIKQGLEQGEQCAYIADDQTVDQVTRALEESGIEVSKELKRGALLLWTRAEWRPPEECDSDKKTLQVRHFIDAALSAGFTGIRFAVEMTWALGPDISGEKIRDWEATINQIFTPGFPARIICQYSRSRLTPDVVESSLSTHPLAIIGNDVYPNHFYEIPPILDGKTKRGKLDWMISQLEIMRRQKRDRHSEQTSKLQHIFQLNDQVNRAEDLEEIYKTSLDIILRAAKADRSAILLMDDNQVMRFKSWRGLSEEYRRAVEGHSPWPTDTSNPQPICIHDIDAAPMESSLKEAVRHEGIHALGFFPLVYQGRLLGKFMVYYNRPHPFLEDEVNLIQTISGHIAFSIQSKQTEEALRQKQVHLNIALEAGQMGTWEWDIRSGKAAWSTGLEAIHGLEPGTFGGTFEDFKREIHPDDLGRVLDTIAQTLEEKSTFHVEYRIIRSNEAIKWLEARGRLFLDPSGKPDRMIGVCTDITDRKSAEEASLHLSSIVESSEDAIISKSLKGVIQSWNKGAERIFGYSAEEAIGRPVTLLIPADRISEEAEILRRINRGERIEHYETIRIRKDGKTLSISLTVSPVKDQYGRIIGVSKIARDITQRREAEREREESLAREQKARSEAQEANRLRDEFLATVSHELRTPLNAIYGWTRLLRMGDADDQMYETALETIERNALSQARLIDDLLDVSRIIAGKFNLQVSPVDIPPVIAAVVDTLRPAASAKGIQVHTALDSSIGPVLADPDRLQQVIWNLLSNAIKFTPDAGQVEVRLERVDPYVEVSVKDTGIGISSDFLPYVFDRFRQAEGSSIRSQGGLGLGLAIVRHLVELHGGTVSAESRGNGQGATFKVKLPIRAVRIRPAALQPPHSLDQMEGSRRYPRVLEGLQVLLVDDESDARDLLTAVIERYGARVAPAGSAEEALESAMQQRPDLLIADIGMPGMDGYVFIDRFRSWEKSHGFEQIPAIALTAYAGPEDRRRALSAGFRIHIAKPVEPTELITVMVKLISRSGEPVL, via the coding sequence ATGAACGAGTTGACCGAGCAGATCGGGAATCTACAGCCAGGAGATCATCTTTGTCTTATTTATGACAAGGATCCGTCCGAACAGATGCCGGCGCTGATCCTATTTATCAAACAAGGTTTAGAGCAGGGAGAACAATGCGCCTACATCGCGGATGATCAGACCGTCGACCAGGTGACCCGCGCCCTTGAAGAGAGTGGCATCGAAGTTTCCAAGGAACTGAAAAGAGGCGCCCTCCTGCTCTGGACGAGAGCGGAATGGCGTCCGCCGGAAGAATGTGATTCCGACAAGAAAACGCTGCAAGTGCGCCATTTCATCGATGCGGCTCTTTCAGCCGGATTTACAGGCATCCGGTTTGCCGTGGAGATGACCTGGGCGTTGGGTCCCGATATCAGCGGGGAAAAGATAAGAGATTGGGAGGCGACGATCAATCAAATCTTCACGCCCGGCTTCCCGGCGCGAATTATCTGCCAATACAGCCGCAGCCGACTCACCCCGGATGTCGTGGAGAGTTCGTTGAGCACTCATCCTCTCGCCATCATCGGAAACGATGTCTATCCCAACCATTTTTATGAAATCCCTCCGATTCTTGACGGCAAAACGAAGAGAGGCAAACTTGACTGGATGATCTCTCAGCTCGAAATAATGCGCCGACAGAAAAGAGATCGGCATTCGGAGCAAACCAGTAAACTGCAACACATCTTTCAACTCAATGATCAGGTTAACCGCGCCGAGGACCTCGAAGAAATTTACAAGACTTCGCTTGATATCATTCTCCGGGCGGCGAAGGCCGACCGTTCTGCCATTCTATTGATGGATGACAATCAAGTCATGCGATTTAAAAGCTGGCGCGGACTTTCGGAAGAATACCGCAGGGCGGTCGAGGGACATTCGCCCTGGCCGACCGACACATCCAATCCACAACCGATCTGCATTCATGATATCGATGCTGCGCCAATGGAATCCTCTCTAAAGGAGGCGGTGCGCCATGAAGGAATCCATGCGCTCGGATTTTTCCCATTGGTTTATCAGGGCCGCCTTCTTGGGAAATTCATGGTTTATTATAATCGGCCGCATCCGTTCCTTGAAGACGAAGTGAATCTGATACAAACCATTTCCGGCCATATCGCCTTTTCCATCCAAAGTAAACAGACGGAGGAGGCCTTACGTCAAAAACAGGTGCACTTGAACATCGCCTTGGAAGCAGGCCAGATGGGGACGTGGGAATGGGACATCCGGTCCGGAAAAGCCGCGTGGTCCACGGGGTTGGAAGCGATCCACGGGCTTGAGCCGGGAACTTTCGGCGGAACCTTTGAGGATTTCAAACGCGAGATCCACCCGGACGATCTCGGTCGGGTACTGGATACGATCGCACAGACCCTTGAAGAAAAGAGCACCTTCCATGTCGAGTATCGGATCATCCGATCAAACGAAGCGATCAAATGGCTGGAGGCCAGGGGGCGACTGTTCTTGGACCCATCCGGGAAGCCGGATCGAATGATCGGTGTCTGCACCGATATTACCGACCGGAAGAGCGCGGAGGAGGCCAGTCTGCATCTCTCCTCCATTGTCGAATCTTCGGAGGATGCGATCATCAGCAAGTCACTGAAAGGAGTGATTCAGAGTTGGAACAAGGGAGCCGAGCGAATCTTCGGGTACTCGGCGGAGGAAGCGATTGGACGCCCCGTCACCCTCCTGATTCCAGCAGACCGGATCAGTGAAGAGGCAGAAATCCTCAGGCGGATCAACCGGGGAGAACGCATTGAACACTACGAGACGATCCGGATTAGAAAAGACGGCAAGACGCTGTCGATCTCTTTGACCGTTTCTCCGGTTAAGGATCAGTACGGCAGGATCATCGGGGTTTCTAAGATTGCGCGGGATATTACCCAGCGTAGGGAAGCCGAGAGGGAGCGGGAGGAATCGCTCGCCCGGGAACAGAAGGCGCGATCGGAAGCTCAGGAGGCGAATCGACTCAGAGATGAATTCTTGGCGACCGTCTCCCACGAGTTGCGCACGCCGCTGAATGCGATTTACGGATGGACACGGCTTCTGAGGATGGGGGATGCGGACGATCAAATGTATGAAACGGCGCTTGAGACGATTGAACGAAATGCGCTCTCGCAGGCAAGGTTAATCGATGATTTGCTCGATGTCTCTCGCATTATCGCCGGGAAGTTTAATCTTCAAGTTTCTCCTGTGGATATCCCTCCCGTGATCGCGGCGGTGGTCGATACGCTCCGGCCGGCCGCCTCGGCAAAGGGAATTCAGGTCCACACCGCGCTTGACTCCTCGATCGGTCCCGTTCTGGCCGATCCGGACCGGCTACAGCAGGTGATCTGGAACCTCCTTTCAAACGCGATTAAATTCACGCCGGATGCAGGGCAGGTGGAGGTCCGCTTGGAGCGGGTCGATCCCTATGTTGAGGTTTCCGTAAAAGACACAGGGATTGGGATCTCCTCCGATTTTCTTCCTTATGTCTTCGATCGCTTCCGCCAGGCCGAGGGGAGCAGCATACGAAGCCAGGGAGGACTCGGCCTGGGTCTTGCGATTGTCCGGCATTTGGTGGAGTTGCATGGGGGAACGGTCTCTGCAGAAAGCCGCGGCAACGGGCAAGGAGCAACCTTCAAGGTAAAGCTTCCGATCCGCGCCGTTCGAATCAGACCCGCCGCGTTACAGCCGCCACATTCTTTAGATCAAATGGAAGGGTCCCGCCGTTATCCGAGGGTATTGGAAGGTCTCCAGGTCCTTCTCGTCGACGATGAATCAGATGCGCGCGACTTATTGACTGCGGTCATTGAACGATATGGCGCAAGGGTCGCTCCGGCCGGATCGGCGGAAGAGGCTCTGGAGAGCGCTATGCAACAGAGACCGGATCTTCTGATTGCCGATATCGGGATGCCGGGAATGGATGGGTATGTCTTCATCGATCGTTTCAGATCTTGGGAGAAATCGCACGGCTTCGAGCAGATTCCCGCGATTGCATTAACGGCTTATGCCGGGCCGGAGGACAGAAGACGCGCACTCTCGGCAGGCTTCCGGATCCATATCGCCAAACCGGTGGAGCCGACTGAGCTGATAACGGTGATGGTAAAGCTCATCAGCCGCTCTGGAGAACCGGTGTTATAA
- a CDS encoding hemerythrin domain-containing protein encodes MEESKPKSHRIEESDGPTHLLKEEHRATLLKLELIERSLSYLRKPAEETLPERVEIEKGLLKDLAVALEKEIGPHFRKEEEALFPVLAEYIGKEYGPIEVMVREHEKIRAAFCTWKKALPSFCRSIAPIDEGIRKAVLDPGLRIVHLIRLHINKENQVLFKLSESSLTKEEKTKVTARMHSITEALRGKEC; translated from the coding sequence ATGGAAGAGAGCAAACCGAAGAGTCATAGGATCGAAGAGAGCGACGGCCCGACACACCTTTTAAAAGAGGAGCACCGGGCGACGCTGCTGAAACTGGAGCTGATCGAGCGCTCCCTTAGCTACCTTCGCAAGCCCGCCGAGGAGACCCTTCCCGAGCGGGTGGAGATCGAGAAGGGTCTCCTCAAAGATTTGGCCGTCGCCCTGGAGAAGGAGATCGGTCCGCATTTTCGGAAGGAAGAAGAGGCGCTCTTTCCCGTACTCGCCGAATACATCGGCAAAGAGTACGGCCCGATCGAGGTGATGGTGCGCGAGCATGAGAAGATCCGGGCGGCTTTCTGTACCTGGAAAAAAGCGCTCCCCTCTTTTTGTCGGAGCATCGCGCCGATCGACGAGGGGATCCGCAAAGCGGTTCTCGATCCGGGGCTTCGGATCGTCCACCTGATCCGGCTTCACATCAACAAAGAAAATCAGGTTCTTTTTAAGCTCTCCGAATCCTCTTTGACGAAAGAGGAAAAAACGAAGGTGACGGCCCGGATGCATTCCATCACCGAAGCGTTACGGGGGAAGGAATGTTAA
- a CDS encoding outer membrane lipoprotein-sorting protein — MIRTVRGILLFVFIFSFSSVAAEETSPQPVPSAEAILKASMERMYHLKDQTSKVTFRVVPPDGKEKKTVFRLYWKNYFGKDNLNSKSLLVTESPANNKGEKFLLWERPEEKQADIWLYLPELRQVRRIQAGGHQHDKEDDSDLLFEDMHQRPIEKDEHQLMNEEEVRGEVCYVIESRLKEHPAYGKKILYISKNEGTIRKIDYFSDEGALLKTQWIDWQRIGESFVWKVSQIVDAASSRKTFVELSEVKVNVGLRDDQFSERALR, encoded by the coding sequence ATGATCCGAACAGTCCGTGGAATACTTTTATTCGTATTTATTTTTTCTTTTTCCTCCGTCGCAGCCGAGGAAACTTCCCCTCAGCCGGTTCCGTCGGCTGAAGCGATCCTCAAAGCGTCCATGGAGCGGATGTATCATCTGAAAGATCAGACCTCCAAGGTCACTTTCCGCGTCGTCCCTCCCGATGGAAAAGAAAAGAAGACCGTCTTCCGGCTTTACTGGAAGAACTATTTCGGAAAAGATAATTTAAACAGCAAATCGCTCCTGGTAACGGAGTCGCCGGCCAATAACAAAGGGGAGAAGTTCCTCCTCTGGGAGCGGCCCGAAGAGAAACAGGCAGATATTTGGCTTTATCTTCCGGAGCTTCGCCAGGTGCGGCGAATCCAGGCAGGGGGACATCAGCACGATAAAGAAGACGACTCGGACCTGCTCTTCGAGGATATGCACCAGCGCCCCATTGAAAAAGACGAACATCAGTTGATGAACGAGGAGGAAGTGCGGGGGGAGGTGTGTTATGTCATCGAGAGCCGGCTGAAAGAGCATCCCGCTTACGGCAAAAAAATCCTCTATATCTCTAAAAACGAAGGGACGATTCGAAAGATCGATTATTTCTCCGACGAGGGAGCCCTGTTGAAGACCCAATGGATCGATTGGCAGCGGATCGGCGAGAGCTTTGTTTGGAAGGTTTCCCAAATCGTTGATGCAGCGTCTTCCCGCAAAACCTTCGTTGAGCTCAGCGAGGTGAAGGTCAATGTCGGCTTAAGAGACGATCAATTCTCCGAGCGGGCGCTCCGCTAA
- a CDS encoding alpha/beta hydrolase: MKESTVETGVTEGRATGRTREGRVVLTFVGLAFFIAATLTYFSYRDALDAAHARISSGSRMATTACGPIEYAVAGTGSPVLMVHGSGGGFDQGLDFARPLIDGGFTVIAPSRFGYLRTPFPADPSPAAQADAHACLLDALNVPRVAALGGSAGAPSVMQLCLRHPERCSAMILAVPLAFKPRPADQPEETSPLMEWVIKTTLRSDFIFWTATKLARDTLIETILATPIDDFRRASPEEQERVLRILRNVAPIAKREKGLWSDTTLAKSLTRYDLENVTIPTLVFSTENDLFGTFESGRYTAEQIPGARFIGYPDGGHVWVGHNQEVWAEVKKFIERAGP; the protein is encoded by the coding sequence ATGAAAGAGTCGACTGTTGAAACCGGGGTCACTGAGGGTCGCGCGACCGGCCGCACACGCGAGGGTCGCGTGGTCTTAACGTTCGTGGGCTTGGCATTTTTTATCGCGGCGACACTGACTTACTTCAGCTATCGGGACGCGCTTGACGCGGCGCACGCCCGCATCTCCTCCGGCAGCCGGATGGCGACCACCGCCTGCGGCCCGATCGAATATGCCGTTGCCGGAACAGGGTCGCCGGTCCTGATGGTCCACGGCAGCGGCGGCGGGTTTGACCAGGGGCTCGACTTCGCGCGTCCGTTGATCGATGGCGGATTTACCGTGATTGCCCCGTCGCGGTTCGGCTATCTTCGCACCCCATTTCCGGCCGATCCCTCGCCGGCGGCTCAGGCCGATGCACACGCCTGCCTCCTCGACGCCTTGAATGTGCCGCGGGTCGCCGCCTTGGGGGGATCGGCCGGCGCGCCGTCGGTGATGCAGCTTTGTCTGCGGCATCCGGAACGCTGCTCGGCGATGATCCTCGCCGTTCCCCTCGCTTTCAAACCCCGCCCTGCCGATCAGCCGGAGGAAACATCACCGCTGATGGAATGGGTGATCAAGACGACGCTGCGGTCCGATTTTATTTTCTGGACGGCGACGAAGCTGGCGCGCGACACCCTGATCGAGACGATCCTGGCCACCCCCATCGACGACTTCAGGAGGGCTTCTCCGGAGGAGCAGGAACGCGTCCTCCGGATTTTGAGGAACGTCGCTCCGATTGCGAAAAGAGAGAAAGGACTGTGGAGCGATACGACCCTTGCAAAGTCGCTCACCCGCTACGACCTCGAGAATGTGACGATTCCCACCCTGGTCTTCAGCACCGAGAACGATCTGTTCGGCACCTTCGAGAGCGGGCGCTATACAGCGGAGCAGATTCCGGGCGCCCGCTTCATCGGTTATCCGGACGGCGGCCACGTTTGGGTCGGCCACAATCAGGAAGTCTGGGCCGAAGTAAAAAAATTCATCGAACGGGCCGGTCCATAA